From the Limanda limanda chromosome 2, fLimLim1.1, whole genome shotgun sequence genome, one window contains:
- the LOC133027606 gene encoding tetraspanin-5 yields MMSGKHFKAQEVSCCIKYFIFGFNIIFWFLGVAFLGIGLWAWSEKGVLSNISSITDLGGFDPVWLFIVVGGVMFILGFAGCIGALRENSFLLKFFSVFLGIIFFLELTAGVLAFVFKDWIKDQLNFFINNNIRAYRDDIDLQNLIDFTQEYWECCGAFGADDWNLNIYFNCTDTNPSREKCGVPFSCCTKDPAEDVINTQCGYDIRAKADSEQRTFIYIKGCVPQFEKWLQDNLTVVAGIFIGIALLQIFGICLAQNLVSDIDAVRESCLFT; encoded by the exons ATGATGTCAGGCAAGCATTTCAAGGCTCAGGAGGTGAGCTGCTGCATCAAGTACTTCATCTTCGGATTCAACATCATATTCTGG TTCCTTGGAGTGGCATTTCTGGGCATTGGCTTGTGGGCATGGAGCGAGAAG GGAGTTCTCTCCAACATCTCATCCATCACGGATCTGGGGGGTTTCGACCCCGTGTGGCTCTTCATCGTGGTGGGTGGCGTGATGTTCATCCTGGGATTCGCCGGTTGCATTGGGGCGCTGCGGGAAAACTCCTTCCTCCTCAAGTTT tTCTCCGTGTTCCTGGGTATCATCTTCTTCCTGGAGCTGACTGCAGGAGTCCTGGCCTTTGTCTTCAAAGACTGGATCAAGGACCAGCTCAACTTTTTCATTAACAACAACATACGCGCGTACAGGGACGACATCGACCTGCAGAACCTGATAGACTTCACCCAGGAATAT TGGGAGTGTTGTGGAGCTTTTGGAGCCGATGATTGGAATTTGAACATATACTTCAACTGCACTGATACGAACCCGAGTCGAGAGAAATGTGGAGTGCCCTTTTCCTGTTGCACCAAAGATCCAGCG GAGGACGTCATCAACACTCAGTGTGGATACGACATCCGAGCAAAAGCG GACTCTGAGCAGCGAACTTTCATTTATATAAAAGGCTGCGTCCCTCAGTTTGAGAAGTGGCTTCAAGACAACCTGACGGTGGTGGCAGGCATCTTTATTGGGATTGCATTACTGCAG ATTTTCGGCATCTGTTTGGCGCAGAATCTCGTGAGTGACATTGACGCCGTGAGAGAGAGTTG TTTGTTCACCTAA